TTAAGAGACCCGGGTCACTTAAATCATATTCTTGTTTCTGTCTCAGCTCTCTGATCATGGATATACCTGAGAAATGCAGAGTAATACGTACACCTTAGACTACTTTCAAAAACTAGAAATGGATAAATGTTTATAAAATTATACCTACCTGTAAATTAGTAATGACCACATGAATTACTCCATCTTCATGATTTACTTCTTCTGCTTCAGATCTACTTTCTCATGTGCAACTTACATGTGATGAATAGAAGAGAAGAACAAGTAATTGCTACTTATGATTAACAGCGACTTTATGCATAGACATAACAAATTTTCCATAGCATGACATTTTCTTCTTAATCGGCAAACAAATCAATTTTTAAGGCTTATCAAAAGAAACTCTATAATAGAGTGAAACAACAGCTTCTTGCATGGAAACACTCACTCTAGCCAGGATCAACAAGCGAATgatttcaaaaaaatcaaaagaataatTTGCCCCCTCATAAATGCAACCAATTCGTCAAACACCTGGTATCCTCAATCTATCGCAGAAAACCAATGCCACATCAAGAAAGCACTACCAATAACAACATATTTTGTaccagaaaataaaatatatctgaAGCGCATCAAAAAAATCCAATAacatatataagtaaacaaacatggtttCAAATGTGATAGGAAGGATAAACAAAACCTACACAAATCGTTCTTGAAATCAAGATATCAGTGTCTTCCTTTAATAAGTTGAACCAAACAGGGATCCACATCTCTGTATGTACTTTAGACGTCACGGCCAGTACGAAGTCAGAATCACTCTGGAAAACACAAAAACTTTGGGAAGCAATCTCTGTACTATATGACCGAGATTATCATTTCCTTACCTTATGAACAACTCTGCAGCATAAAGTATGGCAATGCAGATTGATTATGAGAAGGAAATCGCTAAGTTCGAAAATTTCCATAATTGTGCAGTACAACTTCATCCATAAGATACCGCACTTACACAACTAACTCAAATCGTACACCCGTTACATTCTCAGGAATGTACAGATAGACGGAGCTTGATAGAAGCTAGGTCTAGAGAGAAGTAGTGAGCATTATGTGCAATAAAATGAGGCGTTTAGAAATACAAACAACATATGTAAGAACAAATTACATTCTCGGGAATGTACAGATAGACACAATAAAATGGGGAGTTAGAAATATAAATAGCATATGTAATAGCAAACCCATATCATGTATGGCCATGCATACTTGCACGAACCAATTCAATTAAAAAAGAACTTTTTATCCATAGATGGGCAATCCTTGGCCACATCCAGCACTCCATTACTCTCATTTCCAATGGTAGGTACGCACAAACAATCACGATACTATTATGTTTGCCTACAACGTTAAATCAGCATGGTTAATTACATAGTGAATAACTGTAGTTGAAATTCATGGTTGAAATACTGGCGAGATCTCAATAAGACTTTCTTAATGGTACAATGAAGAGTGTCCCTACGTGGGATTACTTTCCTTCTACAATAACAAGGGTCGCAGTATCAGAGAATATTAACTAGACTTTGTTTGACAAACAGCAATCATGACATGGGCCATCAAGGCAGTACAACACTACGACCAGTGCATAAAATTCGATATGAAATGGTGTCTAGTTGTTGCATCGGCCTACTCAACTGATAACAAAAAGTTTTGATGAGGTTTCCTTCCAATATACATTTTGACTCTCGCATAATATTATAATCCACATACAACGACATGTATGAGAAACACGTCATCAGCCGAATACTATTCCAATTAAAAGTTCCAAATGATATATAAAAAGCGACAAAAAACAGAATAACCtcgcaaactacaaactcaagaTAGTATAATTCCGCACACTGGTAAGTAGTATAGGCATAACTGCATGAGAAATGATTGTGCAACGGAAAAGGGTATGAGTCTGTCCGGCAgcattttcccaatcagaactgaATTGCAGTACTATGACACAGTTCCTTACTCTACTATTTAATTCAATCTGGTCTTGAAACAACGGGCTATGTACATAGTCATGCCATTTTCACCTTATCTGATACTTGGATGAACAATGTATATGATGAACTTAAAGTGCTGTGGGTGACATGGAAATCAGGATTTGTTCAACAACTTCAAATTTACTTTTGCATTTAAACATTTTCTGGTCAGCATAAAAATTTACTTTATTAAAAGGTACACAGGCTGACACAATCGACTTCGTGAACAGCAGAGAAGCATGAATAAATACAAGGGAGACAACTGCAGAGACACAGAAAAGCCTTTACAGCTAACACATACCTATGTctagacaaaatgaaataatttaCCTAGGAGATTTATCAGAAAGATATCTACCACAGGGGACGAGCTTCAATAGGGAGCGCGGTCTCCGCGTCCTGATTCGGAAACGTGATAGCTGCGGATAAATGATTTCATGACATTCAGAATAATGTGGTATGAGTTTGCAAGTTAAGTTGGGATCGCGTATAGCAAGTAATAATTACTTGTGAGCAAATGAAAATCGTTATACTAAGTAGTAACACCATATAGCCCTGTAGTTACCTTTCTTCGAGTTAATCTTGATGCTTTCCAGCAAAGTAAGCTTCTTGATTTGGGTTCCAATCTCCTGAAAATTTTGAAATAAGAAACAACTGAATTCAAGAACTGAGAGGATGTATTTAAAGGAACATCACACTGGTCAAGAGTAACCTAACAATTCCATAAACAGAAAGTAAATTAACGCACGTAGATCAGGGTTATAGACTCTCAGTGAaaattccataaaaaaaaaaactctttgtgAAAATAGGACAAATGCCAAACATTTCTTGCATAACATGAACCAACTTCATGGATTATAAGTTCTTGGGATATTGGCACATGCTCATAATGGCAATACTATGTAAAAAGCAAAATACTACATCAACTCAAGATAAAGAATATGACCCTAGATTTACTTTGAACAGTACTAAAAAATGAGGCATATAAACAATGGCATTGCATTACTTACAAGTTCTCTTGTTCAAGCTTCTCAGCAATTGAAATAGCTTTACGCCTTGTCCACCCATTTCGTTGTGATCCATCTGCTTGAATTACATGCGCCAAGGATACCTTGCTTTTTACAATACTCTGGCTTTGAGGATGTTCTCTAATTTTTCTCCCTTCTGGGACCGAATACAATGTAGATTTCTGATTAGCTGGTGGTGTTTCTCCACTCGACCCACTTTTCAAGCCTTTTCCTTTAATCTTTTCGGTGTTTCCTGAACGTTCAGTTCCCTCAGGCCCCCTCGATGAACCTTCTATTTCAACAATTTCGTTCTTTGATATCTCAACGGGATTCAAGGGCGACAAATGGACATGCCTAGACCCACCTCCTttaagagctttatctctttcataCCCTGCTTTTGAGATGCTAATCATACTATTATTTGGAAGGGACTCTTGGCGCGTGACCGTTCCAGAAGAGCCATCCTCAAAAGCTGGTAATTTCCCTCTCACATCTTTCCTTTGTTCACATCTCATCTCCAGTGTGATAGGAGACTGAAGAACAGATTCAAACGCCTGTAAGATGCTCCCACTGAACCTCTCTGCCTTGGACTTGTTCAGATGAGAACTGAACATCAACAGCACGGTTGGAGCTGCGAGAAAAATAAATAGGTGAGCAACTTAAAAAGGCAGAACAGGAATATTATGCCATCTTTCAGGAAGTAGGATCTCTTATAAAGGGAAATGCCAGGAATTCAACATTTGACTGTACTTATGTTTACCCAGAATTAGTTTTCTTTTCCACGAGAATAATCCAATAAACCGAAGCTCTAGGTCTACCCTATTAAAGAAAGTATTTTTCCTAGACAAAATGAAATAGATACTACGAAGTAGAATGTTAAGAATATCCCGCTATAAGTAGCATCTACAACAGTTGGAACAAAAGTGACAGCTCTATATCATCGGTATATTTAACCATAATGTTTAGTCGTTAAAAAGACgaaataaacaaaaacaaaaccataACAAATTTCAAAATCTGATCAGCCAGCTCATAATATATCGATTGAACTATTCAACAAAGCCTAACTATAGGTGAAATAGAAAGTCAATAGAAACATGTAACCCATGGTAGACATTCAAGATATTACCTGCACCATAGCTCACAGAGACCAGCCTTCCTTCTTGGTGCATGAACTGTCTTAGGGCATCGATATCAATCTTCTGAAGCACAGTCAACCAAATATCTTCTATTTCTTTGCGGTCTTTACCAGAAGTATACCCAGCACTTCCCCTACTTGCATCGGATTTCCTTTGAGGAGTCATCCCAGCATGTTTCTTTCCATCTGTAACACTTCCATTTACCTTAGCAGTGTCATGATTAAAATCAGACCCACTTCCAGCTTGGAAATCTCGCAACCTAGTACTGGTAGACAAGCCCAGACCACTGTTAGATGTCTGAGCGTGCTCAGCTGCACATCTCCCGGTCATATCCCTCCCATTAAGGTTACTTCGGCTCAAAGGACTGTGGGTAATACTTGTATCAGCAGAAGAACCAGGTAACATATACAACTTATCAGGAGCAAGTTGAAGCAAGGCAGCTGTTAGCCATGTTAATTTGTCATTTGACATTCTAAGTTGTTTTTCAGCTTCAGACAATGTTTTTAGAGCTTGACGCAGTTTCTCCATATCTTCCTTGGACACTGAATTGGAAATAAAATTATATATCAGCAGCTGTAACGAAGTTCATATGTTAATTTCAACACAAACAGATATAAATGGCGAGAAACCTATCCAAACAAATTACACTCTTCAACTCCTAACAGAAGATAAGTGATGAAAGAGCTTGCTCCAAGGGCATCAATTATTTGATCTCTTACGATGACAAAGACAAGCACATAAAGGCATCAAGTCGATATGCACATCAAAGTGGGTACATTGTCTTCTCATGTTCATAGCAGTTGAACTTCTTGTCCAATTTGGAACCCTCGGTACcacttctgaaagccttgagcaTTAGAACTTCACTATTAAGATATGTTTTGGGCCAGTTTGGTAACCTTTGAATGTAATTGCTAGAACTATTTTGTGCTAAAAAGGTCTCCAGACAGATGGAGGTTCAGTGTACGGTACAGATTCTACAGAGCATGCATATCTACGTAAACTGGCAATACTTCCGCACATGCCTATCAACTAAACAAGGCAAGGTATAAGGTATTTCTATATATTAGACCCAGAAGCATGAAGTTATGCATTAAGTAGTTTTAAGTGCAGAATGATAAGTGTCAGTATGGCCTTGAGTAAAAAGCTTTTCCAGAATTGGAAGGCTAAACAAGTCCGCAGCAATTAGATTATGGAAACCCAACAAGACCTGAGAAACAATACACTTTGATTGGGAGATACGGAAGAAAGACAATATTGCAGTCTCACAATAGAGAATCAGCAGTACAACAAAATAAGTGTACCTCTAGTCGCATAAAGCTGAAGAAGAACAATAACTCTTGGCTGCATTTAAATCTTAGAAAAGAGATATTGCCAAGGTTTAGTTGGATAGCTGAGGACAAAAATGAGTTCGGAAAGAAAATGATCGGCACTTTGTAAGAAGATATCCATTTTCTTATTGAACAAAATTGATTCCACAATCATATAACATGCTTTCAAAGATCATGAAAGCTTGACAGCAAAACAGATATGGTAACGATGGGACACCTATTCTGATAGTAAATATATTAGATACATATGTGTTGTATGTACAGCTGCACGCAAAAGTTGTTTGATACGCTAGATATCATAGAATTTGATTTCCATATTCAATAGAAGGTCGTCAATGATCTCAGGCCAAACGACTGTTACTTGAATGGGCTAATTCAATCAATTTAAGAGACAAAAGGGAACAAAAGAGATGTACTGACATGTTAGTCGGCGAAAAAACTTCCGCCTTAGCCTTTCCTTGGTGAATATGTAACTTCCAGCGAGAATATCAGTTATTACCGTGGCAAGCTGTGACATCAATGCCAATGGGTCTACCCCGGCTTCCATAATCTCTCTTAAATTTTTGACAGTGTTCACAGTGTCTGCTGACAATGCCAAATCAAGTAGATCTACCAATTTCTCGTCAGAGATCAAACCAACCTGGAAAAAAATGGAAGAGAAGTATAAGAAGGGGTATATGAGTTCGAATGACAAACAATATTAGATAATATCAGCATACATATTATATATTATATAATTCAGGTTTTTACACAGAGATGATGCTAAAGCAAAGCTACTCATCAACTTAATGTATATAACTAACTACATTAACTTTGCCAGTCAGTTCAGTCCGTGGAATTCAGTTCGAGATGCTTTTTCTTCCTTCGTCCACAACAAATATACAAGTACATGAGGAGCAACAGTTAGCAGTGACAGAATTCTACGTAGCCAAGCAGCCAGTAGAAACCAATATCACTACAAACACCCGCCCGGGGATCCCATCTCTAAACTCCTGATCCGCGCATACCATAACTGAATGTAAAGTTTGTGACATCTACACTCTATTACTAAACCACtcattatgtttattatgttgacaACGCTTTTGAAAATCCATTGGGAAAACATTAAAGCATTTGAAGAGCACTAAGGACTGAGATGTTTCATCTTTCTCGAGAAGTAACTTCCAAATGGGTGTATACAAGAGAAGAAGTTCATGAAGAAGTCCAGTGCAAGTGGGGCATGAATCGCATGGTATGTCAAACTCAACAGTCTTACTTAATATGAAAGATCAAGTTCAGTGTTCATTACGTACGAATCTAATGTATGATGATAAATATAACCAGACATGGTAGATCATGGTAGATCGACAATATTTGGTCAGGGGCATAATTAATAATAGGTATTTATACTAAGGATGCTTTGGGATTCAGTCAACATTAATAGCGTCTAGAACATATAACTTATCCGTATAACATGAACATGTGCAGTACAATATTCAACTCACAGTGAAAGCGGATTCCTACTAAGCAAAAAACCCAAGGGGATTTCAGCCGGTCCAAAGTTTACGAGAACTTACTATTTTGTTCTTTAATtacaaaatatgaaaaaatcacTGCCATTCAAAAATTAAGACTATAGGCTAAAAATAAACTTCAAATTCAATGTATCATAACTTACACCTAATTCCGGCGGTAAGAGGCTATTATAGTATTATTTGGTACAACAAAGGATTCTAAGCATATATACGATGATATAAAAGGATAGCCTCAGCTTGTAAAAATAAAACACAGTGCAGTGCTAAGTAGGATAAAAAAAACTTACAAGCTCCTGGACTAGGGGAACGGAGATCCTCTGACCAAGCAAACTCAGCTGCTCAAGAGTCATCTCAGCATCCCTTAAAGATCCATCTGACCTTGATGCAATGAGTTTTAGCGCGTCCTTGTCGATTTCTAAGCCTTCTTTTGATGCAATCCACTGCAATGTATAGATGATATCTGCATCCTTCAATTTTGGGAAAAAGAATTTCTGGCACCTGGATATGATTATGTGGGGCAAATGATCAAGATTTGCACTGATAAGGATAAAAACGACACGTCCAGGTGCTTTATCAATGACCTTTGAGATAGCATTCCAAGAATCAGAAGGCAAGGTATCGCAATCATCGAAAATGAACACTCGATACTGGGATTGCAGTTGGGACATATTCATACTATCAAGAAGATCCATAATACTCTCAAAGTCGAAGTTACCAACTGGGCCAACCTCTCTCACATTTCTACTCTTACCCAGATCATGTGCAATGCACGAATTGCAGACACCGCAAGGTTTTGGATGCTCTGAAGCTTGGCAAATCAAAGCTCTGGCAAATATTCGAGCACAAGAAGTTTTACCAGTGCCATGAGGACCATAAAACACATATAGAAAACCaatttttctcttcaaaactgCATTTGAAAGAGCTTGTGCTACCAAGTTCTGCCCCACTAGATCTCTGAAGGTCCTAGGCATGAACTTTTGCGTTAGACTTTGATGTCTACCATGGGATCCTCTCAAGGTCTTGTGACCAGATCTAGCTTCAGAAACAAAGTCAGAGTCAGCGTCACGCTTTAAACCATGATCAGCAAATATTCCTAGCTCGCCAGAGTAATCATGTACCCAAGCAGGATTATCACTGCTCCCCTGGGATCCGGATCTTTCAACTAGCAATGGTGCTGCTTCAGCATGAAAATTAGCAGACGGACTTGAGGATTCAGATCCCACAGCCATATCTAAATCATCCCTACCTTCAGGAAGGGAGCCTTCTCTTCTTAACCTGGATTCAGACAGCCCACATGATAAACTCCTACCTGCCAAGTCTAGAAATGTTTTACCTCTATGATGAATTCTAGACCAATTCCAGGGAATCCCACAACCATTTCTAGGACCTCCCGAAACATCCATGCTCGTCTGTCTTCTCTCTTCCTCTCCGTCATCCACATAATGCCTCCGATGGTTCGAGCCGTGTGCTAATGGATTAGAAGCGACTGACAATTCATTGTGAAGTCCAAAATCTCTTGATCCGGCAGAAGTCCTAGGTCTCCTCACACCACGAAACCTACGCTTTTTCACCCTGCTTAACTCATTGCGATAACTACGATTGCTTGCTTCTGGTTCCTCGTTGATTTTCTCATGCCGTCTGCATCTTCCATCATGGCGAATGTGAGAAGTTTGTCCAACATCACTGTCCACAGACATTTCGTTCAGCTGTTCAGAAAGAGTTTTCAGATAGACATTTTGATTTTGCTTCCCTCTTCTAACCATCCTCTTCTCTTTTCCATCTACTTTCCCTGTAACCAGAACAGAATTCTGACCATCTACCGGAGACTCCTCTATACCAGCAGATTGTTCGCTTTTGCGTCTCCTATGACTGGACccttctcccctaatttctcctCCCCCATCTTGAACTCCATTCAGACTACCACTAAAACTAAACCTACCATCGCTGACACCACCCTTGGTTACATCTTCCGCACCAACTTTTGATGTCCCTATAGTTGGTGAATCCCCAGACAATCTTTTAGCTTCCTCCTTTCGCCGTTCATGACCAACAGACCTTCTCCTCCCATCTGCTGATTCCTTTTCAAGTTTCCTAGACATAGATTCAACAATGGAAGGAGAATGCCATGAAGGAGGACTAGTAGAAGGATCTCTAAGCGACCTTGATCTCTGAAGAACAATCAAATCCCTCATAAGCGACCTTTCGGCCAAGATGGGGCTTTGTCTATGCATATGGTTCTTCAAGTGAATACAATTCGTCAAATGTACGTGGTTGCGAAGATGGTCACTGATACCCTCATTTTCATCTTTGACAAATCTACCATGTATAATAGCTCTAGTCATGATCAGAAGATAAACACATTCCCCGGCATCATTTTACACTGTCTCGgagaaaaaatagaaaactcatcATACTAACAACAACTCATACATCACCAGTTATCAAGAATCTCATGTGCTTCAGAGAATACCAAACAAACATGCATccttttgaaaacaaaaattcttAATCGATTGATCCGAAAACCAGCAACCAATAATTACAAATTCTCACAAACAAATAGCTCAAGGACTAGGATAGAATTGAAAACATGCACAATGCAGCTGAAAAATCCAGAAATGTGAAGAAACCTTGAAGCTTCTTACTCTGcaaaaaccctagaataaaaaTGAAGTTAGGAGGAGAGTAATGGAAGTCACCTGAGCTGAAAAACAAAGCATGGGATCCGTTTAAATCAAATCTTGTTGTAGGTATAATGAAAGAGAGATCTATCTCGCATGATTCTCTTTCGCGATAACGACAGTGtttttagagagagagagagaaagatatGGAGATCTGTCGAGAAACAGACACACCCCATACACACAACGGTGGTTTTGTccgtttttctttcttcttacaGAACATTAACATGAACCCTCTTTTTTTTCGAAATAATAATTTGCTGGGATTTAATTCGGAATCATCATTAGATATTACATCCTTAAATTGGAATTCAAGAAAATTTAAGGAATTTAATTAGAAATTTTATTGATATTTGGGTACGAATCTGGAACTATAGTAAAGAGGAATCAAGATTTTAAGAGTGTACAGTATGGTACAGTCAGTGTGCTGGTGGTGGTCCATAAAAATTTGGGTAGTAGCATATTAATGGACTGCCATTGTAAAAATGTAAATAGCATTGAATGTAATATGTCCCATAAAGAACGGTGTCTATTCAACAGGGACTTttttaaacaaataaaaaaattataacaaGATCTGTTCTGTCACACTCATGTTCACCGTTATTCATACACCCATGGATCTTGTCTTTGACGGCTTTGGTCTTAACTTGacaattttctttttcctttttctctaacTTTTAACAATTAATGGCTCCATTTAATTGAGATCGAAGTAAAAAACATGAATGAGTAATTACGGACGGATTAATGTTTTCCAAAAAACAATTAATAGAGATATTTTCCTGGAAGTGGTTGAGTTGGTCTTGGCCTTCTTGTGATCACCTATCATTTTCCAAAAACTTAATTCATTTAAATTGGCTGAATTATTGCAAAGGATGTTATTATGGACTTCGTGATTATGCCATGAAAGTAAACAATTTCTTGCGCCTCTGACGATCAAAGCATCCTACCAGCAAAAGCATGCTTATGAGGATTGAATTCTTAATCGGGGTTTAGCCTCTTTTTAGAGTTAGACACGTGCGCCTCGTAATGATTACATTTTAATTGAATACGAAAAGTCGTGTCAATGATGCGTAATCATGAAGCGACTTACGAGCATCGTAATCTGTTCACTCTCACATTGCCCCAGAGATGTAATTGTGATGGTCTCACGTGACCACCTCTTCTAAGCTTCTCAAGTCTAAACATAGACTTCTTATCTCACATGACCCTATACATACCTCGACTAAAACTAGAGTACCGTAGCCAACCAAGTAAGTACTGTTGTTCGCACTAGAATCTAAGCCGCTGCGATTGTTGACCATGTTCAGCCTAGTGACATTCACTTTGGTACTTAAATGCTAACCATCTGTAATTCCATTGACTGTTCCAGATTTGTGATAGGTATGATGATTAGCTATTAAATGGTGTCATTATAAACAAGAAATATTTGGGTGAATGATACTGTGAAAGCCCATATAGCAGCCACTGCAAGACTACGAAGATTTGTGATAGGTATGATGATTAGCGAATATTCCTCTAGACATCGCCACACCAAATCCCCCAACTAGAGATACTGTGAAACCCTATACAGCAGCCACTGCAAGACTACGAAGAACAGAGGTTCCCAGCCAATGGGATCAGTTTTCACTTCAGCCAGCCTAACCAGATAGAACGCAAGGAAGCTGAGCATGTGTCAATAAGGAAGCACGCTCCGGAAGAAGGCTCCATACGAATTTGGAGGTTGTGTACAGAAATGGACATATAAGTCTTTTTGCGTTTTTCGGACATCTGGGCAGCACACAAACACATAccaaagaaaaacaacaacagcaacagcctACCTAACAGGGACTGGCTGAAGAGAAGAAATGGGAATTGAGAAGATGTACACCAAATTTGGACATTATGGATATCCGAACTTAGCATAAGCTGCCCTAGCCATAGAATTATCTCTCTTTTCGGATGAATTAGAACTCAATGgagtccattttttttttttgccttagCACCAATCTCATATATCAGGTCATGAGTTCTCCAAAGAATGGAGTTGCTTTTATTTGGAAGGATGTGCACTACTCTTTGACAATCACCTTCAACAATCATACTATGAGCAATAACATGAGCAACAACATTAAAGGCTAACAGAAAACTCATTGCTCTTGGCACGAGTGGAATAGTTGTCTGGACTTCAGTAGTTTTAGCACCAAGAATAACTATGTTGACATCACAAGCAACAACAACATCCAtcttactataataaagaaaaggggGGCTTTTCAACCGTGGCCCCCCTTTTTTACTTAACTACCCTCGCTTAGATTCCGATCACAGCTATGCAATAGAGGGTAGTACAGTAACTTGATCTTCCTTTTCTCTGCATCTCAACTCTCTTCTTCGTGAACACACGCACCCTCTTCACCTCCTCCACGAATTCTGAAACACCACCACCATGAAAGAGACACAGCGGCTATGACAACTCTGAGACCTAACACCATATTTCAATCTAGGTTAGTCAATTTTGAATCAAACTATAATCTGATTCTTATTTAATTTTGGGAATTTCAATCACTCATTTTTTGACCTAACTTTTTAGTTTCGCCTTCGCAATTTCAAACGTTTTTAAAATTGGACCTTACAGAAATTTGTGAACTTCAATTTCCCTTTGGGTTTTTGGTTCAGACTATACATCTTTCGATAATTTGTGAACAATGGTTTGGAGAACAGCTTTCAAGCTACATAAATGCTTCGGTTGAAGATCAGCTTTTCTTGACAGTTTGAATTCTAGAACTGGGGGTTTTATCCCCCTGAATCAGGTTAGTGTTAAACTAATTGAGTTACTAATTTGAGATTTTTATTGGGAATAACCTGTTTATATGATTAGGTTAATGTTATGTATACATACAAAATTTGAACGAAGTGGCTATTTGTTGGTTTTGAATGGGCACACGGATAGAGTTTGTGCAATAGAAGCTTTCTTTATTGGTTTTTGATGATTGAGGCTATACATGTTTAATCATATGATTTGCTAGGTCAAGTACACACAGAAATGCTACTAAGTACCATGGAGAAGAATGATTTCGAGTTAATGCTTATTCCTTAGACAGGTTAATGATTGGGGTTTTGTTAGAGTGTTATGCTCAAGAGATAAGAATAAAACAAATGGAAGATATTTTATCTGGGTTATGTACATACAAAATTTGAATGAAGTTTTGAATTTGGACAGTTTGTATGATAAAAGCTTTCTTTATTGGTTTTGATGACTGAGGCTATACATGTTTGTTGCATCTTTGTAGTAATGGAAAGCAAGGAAGTCTTCGTTCCCCGTCATAGCCCTAGAATCACAGGGCAAGATCGAGTTCGGGAGTTGATAGAAACGTCAATCGCAGAGCAAGCTCGAGTTAGAGAGAAGCCGGATATGAAaaatgaaaggaaaagacaatgtTGCCATGAATTAGACTCACATCAAAGTTCTAATCTGCTACAGCAGCGTCGATTTCTTGAAAGAGCCAAACAAAGCTCAATGACAATACATGAAAGGGAAGCTTTAAGTTGATCATGATGGAGATATAAAATCCTGATAAGACTGTTATAGGTGGAGTTCACAAAACATTTTATATGAAACAACAAATAGCAAAATGCATCAGATAGCCAGTCACAAAATGATTTCTGCTGGGTCAGCAGTTTCTTATG
This DNA window, taken from Papaver somniferum cultivar HN1 chromosome 3, ASM357369v1, whole genome shotgun sequence, encodes the following:
- the LOC113356349 gene encoding protein STICHEL-like 3 isoform X1, translating into MTRAIIHGRFVKDENEGISDHLRNHVHLTNCIHLKNHMHRQSPILAERSLMRDLIVLQRSRSLRDPSTSPPSWHSPSIVESMSRKLEKESADGRRRSVGHERRKEEAKRLSGDSPTIGTSKVGAEDVTKGGVSDGRFSFSGSLNGVQDGGGEIRGEGSSHRRRKSEQSAGIEESPVDGQNSVLVTGKVDGKEKRMVRRGKQNQNVYLKTLSEQLNEMSVDSDVGQTSHIRHDGRCRRHEKINEEPEASNRSYRNELSRVKKRRFRGVRRPRTSAGSRDFGLHNELSVASNPLAHGSNHRRHYVDDGEEERRQTSMDVSGGPRNGCGIPWNWSRIHHRGKTFLDLAGRSLSCGLSESRLRREGSLPEGRDDLDMAVGSESSSPSANFHAEAAPLLVERSGSQGSSDNPAWVHDYSGELGIFADHGLKRDADSDFVSEARSGHKTLRGSHGRHQSLTQKFMPRTFRDLVGQNLVAQALSNAVLKRKIGFLYVFYGPHGTGKTSCARIFARALICQASEHPKPCGVCNSCIAHDLGKSRNVREVGPVGNFDFESIMDLLDSMNMSQLQSQYRVFIFDDCDTLPSDSWNAISKVIDKAPGRVVFILISANLDHLPHIIISRCQKFFFPKLKDADIIYTLQWIASKEGLEIDKDALKLIASRSDGSLRDAEMTLEQLSLLGQRISVPLVQELVGLISDEKLVDLLDLALSADTVNTVKNLREIMEAGVDPLALMSQLATVITDILAGSYIFTKERLRRKFFRRLTLSKEDMEKLRQALKTLSEAEKQLRMSNDKLTWLTAALLQLAPDKLYMLPGSSADTSITHSPLSRSNLNGRDMTGRCAAEHAQTSNSGLGLSTSTRLRDFQAGSGSDFNHDTAKVNGSVTDGKKHAGMTPQRKSDASRGSAGYTSGKDRKEIEDIWLTVLQKIDIDALRQFMHQEGRLVSVSYGAAPTVLLMFSSHLNKSKAERFSGSILQAFESVLQSPITLEMRCEQRKDVRGKLPAFEDGSSGTVTRQESLPNNSMISISKAGYERDKALKGGGSRHVHLSPLNPVEISKNEIVEIEGSSRGPEGTERSGNTEKIKGKGLKSGSSGETPPANQKSTLYSVPEGRKIREHPQSQSIVKSKVSLAHVIQADGSQRNGWTRRKAISIAEKLEQENLRLEPKSRSLLCWKASRLTRRKLSRFRIRTRRPRSLLKLVPCGRYLSDKSPR
- the LOC113356349 gene encoding protein STICHEL-like 3 isoform X2, whose product is MHRQSPILAERSLMRDLIVLQRSRSLRDPSTSPPSWHSPSIVESMSRKLEKESADGRRRSVGHERRKEEAKRLSGDSPTIGTSKVGAEDVTKGGVSDGRFSFSGSLNGVQDGGGEIRGEGSSHRRRKSEQSAGIEESPVDGQNSVLVTGKVDGKEKRMVRRGKQNQNVYLKTLSEQLNEMSVDSDVGQTSHIRHDGRCRRHEKINEEPEASNRSYRNELSRVKKRRFRGVRRPRTSAGSRDFGLHNELSVASNPLAHGSNHRRHYVDDGEEERRQTSMDVSGGPRNGCGIPWNWSRIHHRGKTFLDLAGRSLSCGLSESRLRREGSLPEGRDDLDMAVGSESSSPSANFHAEAAPLLVERSGSQGSSDNPAWVHDYSGELGIFADHGLKRDADSDFVSEARSGHKTLRGSHGRHQSLTQKFMPRTFRDLVGQNLVAQALSNAVLKRKIGFLYVFYGPHGTGKTSCARIFARALICQASEHPKPCGVCNSCIAHDLGKSRNVREVGPVGNFDFESIMDLLDSMNMSQLQSQYRVFIFDDCDTLPSDSWNAISKVIDKAPGRVVFILISANLDHLPHIIISRCQKFFFPKLKDADIIYTLQWIASKEGLEIDKDALKLIASRSDGSLRDAEMTLEQLSLLGQRISVPLVQELVGLISDEKLVDLLDLALSADTVNTVKNLREIMEAGVDPLALMSQLATVITDILAGSYIFTKERLRRKFFRRLTLSKEDMEKLRQALKTLSEAEKQLRMSNDKLTWLTAALLQLAPDKLYMLPGSSADTSITHSPLSRSNLNGRDMTGRCAAEHAQTSNSGLGLSTSTRLRDFQAGSGSDFNHDTAKVNGSVTDGKKHAGMTPQRKSDASRGSAGYTSGKDRKEIEDIWLTVLQKIDIDALRQFMHQEGRLVSVSYGAAPTVLLMFSSHLNKSKAERFSGSILQAFESVLQSPITLEMRCEQRKDVRGKLPAFEDGSSGTVTRQESLPNNSMISISKAGYERDKALKGGGSRHVHLSPLNPVEISKNEIVEIEGSSRGPEGTERSGNTEKIKGKGLKSGSSGETPPANQKSTLYSVPEGRKIREHPQSQSIVKSKVSLAHVIQADGSQRNGWTRRKAISIAEKLEQENLRLEPKSRSLLCWKASRLTRRKLSRFRIRTRRPRSLLKLVPCGRYLSDKSPR